From the Negativicutes bacterium genome, one window contains:
- a CDS encoding NAD-binding protein yields the protein MRNQGVKITKQDFTIIVGCGCLGACFANALAERGRRVLVLDREARSLLKLAPTYSGATAVGDGTDLDLLREIGMEQATFVLASTDSDTANLMIAQMAKEIFRIEQVIAKLNELEFAEVYQEFGIKTIAPGALTAAALIRLLDDPEKERVIE from the coding sequence TTGAGAAACCAGGGAGTAAAAATAACCAAACAAGATTTCACGATTATCGTCGGCTGCGGTTGTCTGGGAGCCTGCTTTGCCAACGCTTTAGCAGAAAGGGGAAGAAGAGTTTTGGTTTTGGATCGGGAAGCAAGATCGTTGCTGAAATTAGCGCCGACCTATAGCGGAGCAACGGCGGTTGGCGATGGCACCGACCTCGATCTACTGCGTGAGATCGGAATGGAACAAGCCACTTTTGTTTTGGCTTCCACCGACAGTGATACGGCGAATTTAATGATTGCTCAGATGGCAAAAGAAATTTTCCGCATAGAACAAGTGATTGCGAAACTAAACGAATTGGAGTTTGCTGAGGTTTATCAGGAATTCGGAATCAAAACCATAGCTCCCGGCGCATTGACAGCCGCGGCACTGATTCGCTTGTTGGAT
- a CDS encoding response regulator transcription factor, giving the protein MDDLGARILVVEDDTQIRNFICYALHSEGYHYFSEHTAQGALSILISEPVDLMLLDLGLPDFDGMEVIKKLREWSEIPIIVISARDQDKEKAAALDLGADDYLTKPFSATELLARIRVALRHLYQQNKNQPRNCYQIGDLRIELDKHLVFLKEIEMHTTPMEYNLLALFFKNAGKVLTTGFIIKEIWGPEYGSDTQALRTLMAGLRRKIETDPAKPRYIMTEVGVGYRLVSE; this is encoded by the coding sequence ATGGATGATTTAGGAGCAAGAATTCTTGTAGTGGAAGACGACACCCAGATCCGCAATTTTATCTGCTATGCGCTGCACAGTGAAGGTTATCACTATTTCAGTGAACACACCGCGCAGGGAGCCTTGAGTATTCTCATTTCCGAACCGGTAGACTTGATGCTGCTCGACCTTGGTTTGCCTGACTTTGACGGCATGGAGGTGATAAAAAAATTACGTGAATGGTCTGAAATACCGATTATTGTGATCTCAGCGCGGGATCAGGATAAAGAAAAAGCCGCCGCACTTGATCTGGGGGCGGATGATTATTTAACAAAACCTTTTTCTGCAACCGAACTCTTGGCTCGTATTCGGGTCGCTTTGCGTCATTTATATCAGCAAAATAAGAACCAACCGCGCAACTGTTATCAAATTGGCGACTTGCGCATCGAATTGGACAAACATTTGGTATTTTTAAAGGAAATTGAGATGCATACCACCCCAATGGAATATAATCTTTTAGCATTATTCTTTAAAAACGCCGGAAAAGTCTTAACGACCGGTTTTATTATCAAGGAAATTTGGGGACCAGAATATGGCAGCGATACGCAGGCTTTAAGAACGCTGATGGCGGGGTTGAGAAGAAAAATCGAAACCGATCCGGCCAAACCACGCTATATTATGACAGAAGTCGGTGTCGGTTACAGGCTGGTGTCTGAATGA
- a CDS encoding DUF4118 domain-containing protein, whose product MAAQQKNYQDFSNVLYIGAYLTLASLVGYLFRYIHFSETNIIMVYLLAVLLTARQTSGYASGILAAIIATFAFNYFFTAPYFTLAVYDPNYLITFTVFIITAIITSALTSHVKQSAIKANEKEAETKALYLLTDHLTDAENMHEIAEIAVKIISDVMQCQAGCLCFDENGLPEKKFVQQISQDEHIDREVADPEDLRHRIEGLQTDNVSGKEFHDWLIFGRDTVLGLIRIPEKRATDLTEAQTRLLRSMTESIALAMDRYRSAQQKQKYREETVQERYRGNLLRAISHDLRTPLSGIMGTAEMLMDMSNANDPRHNLAKVIYNDADWLYSLVENILSLTRLQEGKLILKKQLEAVEEVIGAAVQHIKQHAPEYEITVKIPEELLLVPMDAKLIEQVLINLLDNAVKHTAKGNEIQITVFQNSAAKEAVFSVADRGEGIAPSDLPYVFQMFYISQTKQADGQHGIGLGLSICDAIVKAHGGTIEVHNRSDGIGAEFIFSLPLEVNQDG is encoded by the coding sequence ATGGCTGCGCAGCAGAAAAATTATCAAGATTTCAGCAATGTGCTTTATATTGGTGCCTATCTGACCCTGGCTTCCCTGGTCGGTTATTTGTTTCGCTATATCCATTTTTCGGAAACGAATATCATTATGGTTTATCTGCTGGCGGTTTTATTGACAGCACGTCAAACCAGCGGTTATGCCTCTGGTATTTTGGCGGCAATCATCGCAACCTTTGCTTTCAATTATTTCTTCACGGCCCCTTATTTTACCTTAGCCGTTTACGATCCGAACTACCTGATTACTTTTACTGTTTTTATTATCACGGCAATAATTACCAGTGCCTTGACATCTCATGTAAAGCAAAGCGCAATCAAAGCAAACGAAAAAGAAGCAGAAACAAAAGCGCTTTACCTGCTCACAGACCATTTGACGGATGCGGAAAATATGCATGAGATTGCTGAAATCGCCGTGAAAATCATCAGCGATGTCATGCAGTGTCAGGCAGGTTGTCTGTGCTTTGATGAAAATGGTCTGCCGGAGAAGAAATTCGTACAGCAGATTTCTCAAGACGAACATATCGACCGCGAGGTTGCCGACCCGGAAGATTTGAGGCACCGAATCGAAGGGCTGCAGACAGATAATGTCAGCGGTAAGGAATTTCATGATTGGTTGATCTTTGGCCGGGATACTGTACTTGGTTTGATCCGTATTCCTGAAAAACGGGCGACAGATCTGACGGAAGCGCAGACACGCTTACTTCGCTCCATGACAGAAAGTATCGCTTTGGCTATGGATCGGTATCGTTCGGCGCAGCAGAAGCAGAAATACAGAGAAGAGACGGTCCAGGAACGCTACCGCGGCAATTTGCTGAGAGCGATTTCTCATGATTTACGCACTCCGCTTTCGGGGATCATGGGTACCGCCGAAATGTTGATGGATATGTCGAACGCAAACGATCCCCGGCATAATTTGGCGAAAGTGATTTATAATGATGCGGATTGGCTGTATTCTTTGGTGGAAAACATCCTGAGCCTTACTCGTTTACAGGAAGGCAAATTGATTCTGAAAAAACAGCTTGAGGCTGTCGAGGAAGTGATAGGAGCAGCGGTACAGCATATTAAGCAGCATGCTCCGGAATATGAAATAACCGTAAAAATTCCGGAGGAACTTTTACTTGTTCCCATGGATGCGAAATTAATCGAACAGGTTTTGATCAATTTATTGGATAATGCCGTAAAACACACGGCAAAAGGGAACGAAATCCAGATCACGGTTTTTCAGAATAGCGCCGCTAAAGAAGCAGTATTTTCCGTGGCGGACCGCGGCGAAGGGATTGCGCCCAGCGATTTGCCTTATGTTTTTCAGATGTTTTACATTTCACAAACAAAACAGGCGGATGGGCAGCATGGAATTGGCTTAGGTCTCTCCATTTGCGATGCGATTGTCAAAGCACATGGAGGAACGATTGAAGTTCATAACCGTTCTGACGGAATCGGAGCGGAATTTATTTTTTCTTTACCGCTGGAGGTCAATCAAGATGGATGA